The Vigna unguiculata cultivar IT97K-499-35 chromosome 6, ASM411807v1, whole genome shotgun sequence genome contains a region encoding:
- the LOC114186855 gene encoding RNA pseudouridine synthase 6, chloroplastic, whose translation MGSVAVTVASMLFSGGCRSLTVPAAAHSLCISRTALRNYRNKNAPSWCCRSSHNSYTALATESEFSKTNAESLTASTSSDSFPKYDRLLPCPLQKSPPRVEHLVVSEGGPVLEHICKALELPPLYVKDLIQFGAVYYALVCPQPPPSATEEQIRVFKEVTKPSVLRQRASIKGKTVREAQKTFRVTHADQFVEPGTYLRVHVHPKRFPRCYEIDWRSRIIAVAESYVVLDKPAGTSVGGTTDNIEESCATFATRALGLTAPLMTTHQIDNCTEGCVVLARTKEYCSVFHGKIREKKVKKLYLALASSPMPTGIITHYMRPINMAPRLISEDFIKGWHMCQLEIQECRKVPWPTPAIQDKYCVEDCGWPSQDFAYECKINLLTGRTHQIRAQFAACRAPLIGDSMYMPAAIADISNPGLNPFGKYNRDFSSESEKETAVVNWIAQHGKEPGVAIGLQACQISWDDNEHFYESGSPWWRC comes from the exons ATGGGCTCAGTGGCAGTGACGGTGGCGTCAATGTTGTTCTCTGGTGGCTGCCGGAGCCTCACGGTGCCTGCAGCGGCGCACTCCCTTTGCATCTCGCGGACAGCACTTAGAAATTACCGCAACAAGAACGCGCCGAGTTGGTGCTGTCGGAGTTCACACAACAGTTACACTGCACTCGCCACTGAATCTGAATTCTCAAAAACCAACGCCGAAAGCTTAACTGCTTCTACATCTTCCGATAG TTTCCCGAAGTATGATCGATTGCTTCCATGTCCGTTGCAAAAATCTCCACCGAGAGTTGAGCACTTAGTTGTGTCCGAGGGCGGACCAGTTTTAGAACATATTTGCAAGGCGCTGGAACTTCCACCTTT GTATGTTAAGGATCTGATTCAATTTGGAGCTGTATACTACGCTCTTGTTTGTCCACAGCCTCCTCCGAGTGCTACTGAAGAACAAATTAGGGTATTCAAAGAAGTAACGAAACCTTCGGTATTGCGCCAAAGAGCTTCTATCAAAGGCAAAACTGTGCGGGAGGCACAGAAAACTTTCCGTGTAACTCACGCGGATCAATTTGTTGAGCCTGGAACATATTTGCGAGTCCATGTGCACCCCAAACGCTTTCCTAG GTGTTATGAGATTGACTGGAGATCACGGATCATAGCTGTGGCGGAATCCTATGTAGTTTTGGATAAACCTGCTGGTACATCA GTAGGTGGCACCACTGACAACATTGAAGAAAGTTGCGCGACCTTTGCTACTCGTGCCTTGGGATTGACAGCCCCTTTGATGACTACTCATCAAATTGACAATTGCACGGAAGGCTG TGTGGTGTTGGCTAGGACTAAAGAGTATTGCTCTGTCTTTCATGGTAAAATCAGG GAGAAAAAGGTGAAGAAGCTCTATCTGGCTCTTGCATCTTCTCCTATGCCAACGGGAATCATTACCCACTACATGCGCCCTATTAACATGGCTCCTAGACTTATTTCTGAAG ATTTTATCAAGGGATGGCATATGTGTCAACTCGAGATCCAGGAATGCAGAAAGGTTCCCTGGCCAACTCCTGCTATACAGGACAAGTACTGTGTTGAAGATTGTGGGTGGCCTTCTCAAGATTTTGCTTACGAATGCAAAATCAACCTTCTTACTGGTCGTACACATCAG ATTCGAGCTCAATTTGCTGCCTGTAGAGCACCATTAATTGGTGATTCTATGTATATGCCAGCTGCAATTGCGGATATAAGTAATCCTGGACTTAACCCGTTTGGAAAATACAACAGAGATTTCAGTAGTGAGAGTGAGAAAGAAACGGCTGTTGTAAATTGGATTGCACAACATGGAAAAGAGCCAGGTGTTGCAATTGGCCTTCAAGCATGTCAAATTTCATGGGATGATAATGAACACTTTTACGAATCTGGTTCCCCTTGGTGGAGGTGTTAA
- the LOC114186652 gene encoding adenosine deaminase-like protein, with amino-acid sequence MEWCLSMPKVELHAHLNGSIRDSTLLELTEGLVGKGVIDISEVEHIIKKYNRSVAEVFKLFDLIHILTTDHETVTRITREVIEDFASENVVYLELRTTPKRNDSVGMSKRSYVEAVLKGLRSITSVDVDFIPHCEDSKSLFSSVPAIGHVRKRIYVRLLLSIDRRETAEAAMETVKLALEMRPFGVVGIDLSGNPSIGDWATYLPALKFAREQRLYVTLHCGEVPNSVEIKNMLDFRPQRIGHACHLEDEHWRQLKSSKIPVEICLTSNIRTLTIRSIEVHHFGDLYKAKHPLVLCTDDSGVFSTSLTEEYKFAADSFGLGRREMFELSRNAIEYTFADSKVKEDLRKFFNSVAKKYGSATKVLS; translated from the exons aTGGAGTGGTGTTTGTCAATGCCAAAGGTTGAACTGCATGCTCACCTCAATGGATCCATCCGAGACTCAACACTTCT AGAACTCACGGAGGGTTTGGTTGGAAAGGGTGTCATAGATATCTCGGAAGTGGAGCATATCATCAAGAAAT ACAATCGTTCCGTGGCTGAAGTTTTCAAGCTGTTTGACCTAATCCACATTCTCACTACTGATCACGAGACTGTTACAAGAATTACCAGAGAA GTTATTGAGGATTTTGCATCAGAGAATGTTGTCTATTTGGAGTTGAGGACTACTCCGAAG AGAAATGATTCCGTGGGAATGAGCAAACGCTCCTATGTTGAAGCTGTTCTGAAAGGTCTGAGATCAATCACTTCTGTTGACGTGGATTTCATTCCGCATTGTGAAGATTCAAAGAGTCTTTTTAGTTCTGTACCTGCAATTGGACATGTGAGAAAAAGAATCTATGTTAGGCTTCTCTTGAGCATTGACAGAAGGGAGACAGCAGAAGCAGCAATGGAAACT GTGAAGCTTGCACTGGAAATGAGGCCATTTGGGGTGGTTGGAATTGACCTCTCTGGAAATCCAAGTATTGGTGATTG GGCCACGTATTTGCCGGCATTGAAATTTGCTCGAGAACAACGTCTTTATGTAACGCTTCACTGTGGAGAG GTACCTAATTCAGTGGAGATAAAAAATATGCTTGACTTTCGCCCCCAAAGGATTGGACATGCTTGTCACTTGGAGGATGAACACTGGAGACAGCTGAAGTCGTCCAAGATTCCG GTTGAAATCTGTTTGACATCAAACATTAGGACACTGACTATTCGGTCCATAGAAGTTCACCATTTCG GTGATCTGTACAAAGCAAAACATCCTTTAGTCCTGTGTACTGATGACTCGGGTGTGTTCTCTACCAGTCTCACCGAGGAATACAAATTTGCTGCTGATTCATTTG GGCTGGGAAGGAGGGAAATGTTTGAGCTGTCAAGGAATGCTATTGAGTATACATTTGCAGATAGCAAAGTAAAGGAggatttaagaaaatttttcaattcaGTGGCAAAAAAATATGGAAGTGCAACTAAAGTTTTATCTTAG